The following proteins come from a genomic window of Lolium rigidum isolate FL_2022 chromosome 5, APGP_CSIRO_Lrig_0.1, whole genome shotgun sequence:
- the LOC124656972 gene encoding ethylene-responsive transcription factor ERF109-like, which produces MDLLPQITSSTPVQCHSLKQAPPSTAMASTSQDNANSQLIEFPSGRSISSEREHGIIVAALRHVLSGYSTAPPEIVAAAACGMCGIDGCLGCDFFGTEPEVTGRVAVVPATQQRKRRRKKNAYRGVRQRPWGKWAAEIRDPRRAVRKWLGTFDTAEDAARAYDCAALEFRGPRAKLNFPCSDPLLPVPQHGNGIADHATAVPQNEETLTPSPCSAEADERTPEECLQLGVDGAGDQLWEDLQDFMKLDGDDQWFAPFSSSASCI; this is translated from the coding sequence ATGGACCTCCTACCTCAGATCACTTCAAGCACTCCAGTCCAGTGCCACTCGCTTAAGCAAGCGCCACCAAGCACAGCCATGGCCTCCACGAGCCAAGATAACGCCAATAGTCAACTGATCGAGTTCCCCTCCGGCCGCTCGATCTCCTCCGAGCGGGAGCACGGCATCATCGTCGCCGCGCTGCGGCACGTCCTCTCCGGGTACAGCACGGCGCCGCCGGAGATCGTCGCCGCTGCGGCGTGCGGGATGTGCGGCATCGACGGCTGCCTCGGGTGCGACTTCTTTGGGACCGAGCCGGAAGTGACGGGGCGGGTGGCGGTGGTACCAGCAACCCAGcagaggaagcggaggaggaagaagaacgcctACCGCGGCGTGCGCCAGCGGCCGTGGGGGAAATGGGCGGCGGAGATCCGCGACCCGCGCCGCGCCGTGCGCAAGTGGCTCGGGACCTTCGAcaccgcggaggacgccgcgcggGCGTACGACTGCGCCGCGCTCGAGTTCCGCGGCCCGCGTGCCAAGCTCAACTTCCCGTGCTCCGACCCTCTGCTGCCTGTTCCTCAGCACGGAAACGGCATTGCCGATCATGCTACCGCGGTGCCGCAAAATGAGGAGACCCTGACGCCCTCGCCGTGCAGCGCCGAAGCCGATGAGAGGACGCCGGAAGAGTGCCTGCAGCTGGGTGTGGACGGAGCCGGCGACCAGCTGTGGGAAGACTTGCAGGATTTCATGAAGCTAGATGGAGACGACCAATGGTTCGCGCCCTTTTCAAGTTCAGCATCTTGTATCTGA